Proteins encoded by one window of Hemiscyllium ocellatum isolate sHemOce1 chromosome 50, sHemOce1.pat.X.cur, whole genome shotgun sequence:
- the LOC132805639 gene encoding zinc finger and BTB domain-containing protein 7B-like, with translation MGAAEDELIGIPFPEHSNELLHSLNEQRRKGLLCDLTIVAQGLEYQTHRAVLAACSQYFRKLFTARPFRGQRDVCELDFVRPRVLGALLEFAYTATLTVSSSDMREVLQAARLLEIQCVTDACADILQSSGASEPPQPTPDPPAIYAGASLYPEGPAQEEAAAVAAAADLQTLEVPKVRRRKRPKKPPRLSLNHRGRSLYRIVQPLQTSMDTDAELDRRQPEACLGEQESSPRAGGHQEGEGDGGFLAESCHQLAPSSSPLLPLAGDEESAELPASTYLSLVSNGLLSDGALDRAPGTRRRKSQMPQECPICHKVIHGAGKLPRHIRTHTGEKPFACQVCGVRFTRNDKLKIHMRKHTGERPYSCTCCDARFLHSYDLKNHARLHTGDRPFECSQCRKAFVRIDHLQRHLKGQNCLEIRTRKRRGDNQGPQEHLVNWEHSGTDGTFPDEYRIERETPGLDCVLPEGYRIRRETHGIDGAFPEEYGIEKETLGIDGAFPEDYGIKREPSGTDRKFPEGYGIKRESPGIDDAFPEDYGIKREPSGTDRKFLEGYGIGSESPGIDGAIPEGYGIKKEPSGADRNFPEGYGIKRESPGIDGAIPERYGMKKEPLAIDCTFPQGSRIRGGRLGLDGTFPERYRMTVEPPQTEGDSDQDDLRDWGHSTVKWNSQPGEDILVDPS, from the exons ATGGGAGCAGCTGAGGACGAGCTGATTGGGATCCCCTTCCCGGAGCACAGCAACGAGCTGCTGCATAGCCTCAATGAGCAGAGGCGCAAGGGGCTGCTCTGCGACCTGACCATCGTGGCTCAGGGGCTGGAGTACCAGACTCACCGGGCCGTGCTGGCCGCCTGCAGCCAGTACTTCAGGAAGCTGTTCACCGCCAGGCCCTTCCGAGGCCAGCGGGACGTCTGCGAGCTGGACTTTGTGCGTCCCCGGGTGCTGGGTGCCCTCCTGGAGTTCGCCTACACGGCCACTCTGACGGTCAGCAGCTCGGACATGAGGGAGGTGCTGCAGGCGGCCCGCCTGCTGGAGATCCAGTGCGTAACCGATGCCTGTGCTGACATCCTGCAGAGCAGTGGCGCCTCTGAACCACCGCAGCCCACCCCTGACCCACCAGCCATCTACGCCGGAGCCAGCCTGTACCCAGAAGGTCCTGCCCAGGAGGAGGCAGCAGCGGTGGCTGCCGCGGCTGATCTACAGACGCTGGAGGTGCCCAAGGTCCGGCGCCGCAAGAGGCCCAAGAAGCCACCCCGTCTCTCGCTGAACCACCGTGGCAGGAGCCTGTACCGCATTGTCCAGCCGCTGCAGACCTCCATGGATACAGATGCGGAGCTGGACCGGAGGCAGCCGGAGGCTTGCCTGGGAGAGCAGGAGTCCAGCCCCAGGGCTGGCGGCCACCAGGAGGGCGAGGGGGATGGGGGTTTCCTCGCCGAGTCCTGTCACCAGCTGGCCCCCTCGTCCTCCCCGCTCCTCCCTCTCGCCGGCGACGAAGAGAGCGCCGAGCTACCTGCCTCCACTTACCTGAGCCTGGTCAGCAACGGCCTCCTCAGCGACGGGGCGCTCGACAGGGCCCCAGGGACCCGCCGCAGGAAGTCGCAGATGCCCCAGGAGTGCCCCATCTGCCACAAGGTCATCCACGGAGCGGGCAAGCTCCCACGGCACATCCGCACCCATACCGGTGAGAAGCCGTTCGCTTGCCAGGTCTGTGGCGTCCGCTTCACCAG GAATGACAAGCTGAAGATTCACATGAGGAAACACACGGGCGAGAGGCCGTACTCGTGCACCTGCTGTGATGCTCGCTTCCTCCACAGCTATGACCTGAAGAACCACGCCCGGCTCCACACTGGGGACAGGCCCTTTGAGTGCAGCCAGTGCCGGAAGGCCTTTGTCCGTATTGACCATCTCCAGCGACACCTGAAGGGCCAGAACTGTCTGGAGATCCGCACCCGGAAGCGCCGGGGTGACAACCAGGGACCACAGGAGCACCTGGTCAACTGGGAGCACTCTGGAACGGATGGCACCTTCCCAGATGAGTACAGGATTGAGAGAGAGACCCCAGGATTGGACTGTGTCCTCCCAGAGGGATACAGGATCAGGAGGGAGACCCATGGAATAGATGGTGCATTCCCGGAGGAATATGGAATTGAGAAGGAAACCCTGGGAATCGATGGTGCATTCCCAGAGGACTACGGGATCAAGAGGGAGCCCTCGGGGACAGACAGGAAATTCCCGGAGGGATATGGGATCAAGAGGGAATCTCCAGGAATTGACGATGCATTCCCAGAGGACTACGGGATCAAGAGGGAGCCCTCGGGGACAGACAGGAAATtcctggagggatatgggatcgGGAGCGAGTCCCCAGGGATTGATGGTGCGATCCCAGAGGGATATGGGATCAAGAAGGAGCCCTCAGGGGCAGATAGGAATTTCCCGGAGGGATATGGGATCAAGAGGGAGTCCCCAGGGATTGATGGTGCGATCCCAGAGAGATATGGGATGAAGAAGGAGCCTCTGGCAATAGATTGTACCTTTCCTCAGGGATCCAGGATCAGGGGGGGACGTCTGGGACTAGACGGCACATTCCCAGAGCGATACAGGATGACAGTGGAGCCCCCACAAACAGAAGGAGACAGTGACCAGGATGACTTGCGAGATTGGGGCCACAGCACTGTCAAGTGGAATAGTCAGCCAGGGGAAGACATCCTGGTGGATCCCTCATAA